From Denitrovibrio acetiphilus DSM 12809, the proteins below share one genomic window:
- a CDS encoding permease: protein MNEFKKLLYLTAVFLFLFFVSFDTPKMSQSILEGFFLLQDYVREHTLTCLIPALFIAGAISILISQAAVIKYFGAGANRFLAYSVASVSGSILAVCSCTILPLFAGIYRRGAGIGPATAFVYSGPAINILAIILTSKILGWEMGLARAVGAIFFSIIIGLIMALIYRNEKPETPPAPKTNTVDAGKSPAKTILFFILMTAVLIFATWAKPEQTGTLFAAIFNLKWVLAASALAGVVIVAFNLLNREERTGWMIETWEFGKQIIPLLFAGVLFAGFFLGRPGHEGIIPAGYIETLVGGNGLGAVFFSSVVGSLMYFATLTEIPILQGLIGAGMGKGPALALLLAGPALSLPNMLVIRSVIGTQKTVVYVTLVVVMSTTAGYLFGNF from the coding sequence ATGAACGAATTTAAAAAATTACTTTATCTGACTGCGGTTTTCCTGTTTCTCTTCTTTGTGTCATTCGACACACCAAAGATGAGCCAGTCTATTCTGGAGGGATTTTTCCTTTTACAGGACTATGTCCGCGAACACACTTTGACATGCCTGATTCCGGCACTTTTTATAGCAGGGGCTATCAGCATACTGATATCTCAGGCTGCTGTTATAAAATACTTCGGCGCAGGCGCAAACAGATTTCTCGCCTATAGCGTTGCATCTGTTTCAGGAAGCATTCTTGCCGTATGCTCATGCACAATCCTCCCACTCTTTGCCGGTATATACCGCAGGGGTGCAGGGATAGGCCCGGCAACAGCATTTGTCTATTCAGGTCCGGCGATAAATATACTTGCCATAATCCTGACATCTAAAATATTAGGCTGGGAGATGGGGCTCGCCAGAGCTGTAGGAGCAATCTTCTTCTCGATAATAATCGGGCTTATCATGGCTCTGATTTACAGAAATGAAAAACCCGAAACACCTCCCGCACCGAAAACTAACACTGTTGATGCTGGAAAATCCCCGGCAAAAACCATATTATTCTTTATCCTGATGACAGCAGTGCTTATCTTTGCCACATGGGCAAAGCCTGAACAGACAGGGACGCTTTTTGCGGCTATTTTCAACCTGAAATGGGTACTTGCTGCATCAGCACTTGCAGGCGTTGTAATTGTAGCGTTTAACCTTTTAAACAGAGAAGAGCGCACAGGATGGATGATTGAAACATGGGAATTCGGTAAGCAGATAATCCCACTGCTGTTTGCTGGAGTTCTCTTTGCAGGTTTCTTTCTGGGCAGACCGGGACACGAAGGGATAATTCCTGCCGGCTATATCGAAACACTTGTAGGAGGGAACGGTTTGGGAGCCGTCTTCTTCTCTTCCGTGGTTGGTTCACTGATGTATTTCGCTACTCTCACTGAGATACCGATACTTCAGGGGCTTATCGGTGCCGGCATGGGAAAAGGTCCGGCGCTGGCTCTGCTGCTGGCTGGTCCGGCTCTGAGCCTGCCGAACATGCTTGTTATACGGAGCGTGATAGGTACACAAAAAACAGTTGTCTACGTAACACTCGTTGTTGTAATGTCTACAACTGCCGGATATCTTTTCGGCAATTTTTAA
- a CDS encoding thioredoxin family protein codes for MKIKVLGPGCRNCKTMYEMALAAVNELQISDAEIEYVKDMSEITKYIMTTPGLVVDEVVVHEGKPLPSYERVKEIFSGK; via the coding sequence ATGAAAATCAAAGTTTTAGGACCTGGATGCAGAAACTGCAAAACTATGTATGAGATGGCACTCGCAGCCGTAAACGAACTACAGATATCTGACGCTGAAATCGAATATGTCAAAGACATGTCCGAGATAACCAAATACATAATGACTACACCTGGTCTGGTTGTGGATGAAGTCGTTGTACACGAAGGGAAACCGCTGCCCAGCTATGAAAGAGTGAAAGAGATATTCTCCGGTAAATAG